The Puntigrus tetrazona isolate hp1 chromosome 16, ASM1883169v1, whole genome shotgun sequence genome includes a region encoding these proteins:
- the alg2 gene encoding alpha-1,3/1,6-mannosyltransferase ALG2, whose amino-acid sequence MDDVYGVGQTFWLNREAGFTKSRTLSHISSFIQTDSRVSVTKPTSTGSGRDRMVRVVFLHPDLGIGGAERLVVDAAVALRSRGCNVQIWTAHYDPQHCFSETLSPDLPVVCVGDWLPTSMFGYFHALCAYLRMIYVTLYLVLFSGEEFDVVFCDQVSACIPFLRLAHRRKKVLFYCHFPDQLLTQRRSALKRMYRGPIDWFEELTTGMADRILVNSQFTAGVFKQTFPKLAEIQTDVLYPSLNSSAFDDEVEGLGGLLPEGRSLSFLSINRFERKKNLPLALQALASLKERLPAEEWERLHLVMAGGYDERVVENVEHYEELRSLAASLGLEDHVTFLRSFSDKQKLSLLHSCTCVLYTPSNEHFGIVPIEAMYSRCPVIAVNSGGPLESVAHGKTGFLCEPTPECFSEAMQKFVADPKLKQRMGQAGRERVQQRFSLQAFTEQLYGHIINLTQ is encoded by the exons ATGGATGATGTGTACGGAGTAGGGCAGACATTTTGGCTCAATCGGGAAGCCGGTTTCACTAAATCGCGAACTTTGAGCCATATTTCATCATtcatacagacagacagcagagtTAGTGTCACTAAACCTACGAGTACAG GCTCTGGTCGAGACAGGATGGTTCGGGTGGTGTTCCTGCACCCTGATCTGGGTATCGGTGGAGCCGAGCGTCTGGTGGTGGATGCAGCTGTAGCTCTGCGCTCTCGTGGATGCAACGTTCAGATCTGGACGGCACACTATGACCCCCAGCACTGCTTCTCGGAGACGCTTTCACCTGACTTGCctgtggtgtgtgtgggtgaCTGGCTGCCCACCAGCATGTTCGGTTATTTCCATGCTCTCTGTGCATACCTGCGCATGATCTATGTAACTCTCTATCTTGTGCTCTTTAGTGGGGAGGAGTTCGATGTTGTCTTCTGTGATCAG GTTTCAGCATGTATTCCCTTTTTGCGTTTGGCACACCGCAGAAAGAAAGTCTTATTCTACTGTCATTTCCCTGACCAATTACTGACTCAGCGCCGATCGGCTCTGAAGCGCATGTATCGTGGCCCCATCGACTGGTTCGAGGAACTGACCACAGGCATGGCCGACCGCATTTTGGTCAACAGCCAGTTCACTGCGGGAGTCTTTAAACAGACGTTCCCCAAACTGGCTGAGATTCAAACCGATGTCCTTTATCCCTCTCTGAACTCGTCAGCTTTCGATGATGAAGTAGAGGGCCTCGGCGGGCTGCTCCCTGAGGGGCGGAGCCTCAGCTTTCTGTCAATCAACCGCTTTGAACGCAAAAAGAACCTGCCGTTGGCGCTGCAAGCGTTGGCGAGCCTGAAAGAGCGTCTTCCGGCGGAGGAATGGGAGCGCTTGCACCTCGTGATGGCGGGGGGTTATGACGAGCGTGTGGTTGAGAATGTAGAGCACTATGAGGAGCTGCGCTCACTAGCAGCCTCTCTAGGCCTGGAGGACCACGTCACCTTCCTGCGCTCCTTCTCAGACAAACAGAAACTGTCTTTGCTGCACAGCTGCACTTGTGTACTGTACACTCCAAGCAATGAACATTTTGGCATCGTACCCATTGAGGCCATGTATTCACGTTGCCCAGTTATTGCAGTCAATTCAGGAGGACCACTAGAGTCTGTAGCCCATGGAAAAACAGGCTTCCTTTGCGAACCCACCCCTGAGTGCTTCTCTGAAGCTATGCAGAAGTTCGTTGCAGACCCTAAACTCAAGCAGCGCATGGGACAGGCTGGAAGAGAGCGGGTACAGCAGCGGTTCTCACTGCAGGCCTTCACCGAGCAGCTCTACGGTCACATCATAAACCTTACCCAATAA
- the sec61b gene encoding protein transport protein Sec61 subunit beta: MPGPAASATNVGASSRSPSKTVAPRTAGTSARQRKAPSSGARSGGRSTASAGTGGMWRFYTEDSPGLKVGPVPVLVMSLLFIASVFMLHIWGKYTRS, translated from the exons atg ccTGGACCAGCAGCTAGTGCAACAAATGTTGGCGCCTCCAGCCGTTCCCCCAGTAAGACAGTAGCCCCCCGCACCGCTGGCACCTCAGCCCGACAGAG GAAAGCCCCTAGCAGTGGTGCACGCAGCGGAGGCCGGTCTACAGCATCAGCTGGCACAGGAGGAATGTGGCGCTTTTACACTGAGGACTCACCAGGACTTAAAGT TGGTCCGGTTCCAGTTTTGGTGATGAGCCTGCTATTTATTGCATCTGTGTTCATGCTGCACATCTGGGGCAAATACACCCGCTCCTAA